GGGTCGCTCTGACGGCTCGGGGGCGTGAGCTGCACAGCGAGGTGCTGCCGCTCCAACGGGCGGCACTGGCACGGACGTTGGGCGAGTAGGCGCTCCGCTGCGGGGCCGGTCTTCGTGCGCGGGTCCGCCGCGGCCGGTCGCGCGGTTCCCCGCGCCCCTCGGGGCTACAGGGCCGGTTCGCCGCCCGCGGGTCCGCCGCGGCCGGTCGCGCGGTTCCCCGCACCCCTCGCGGCTACAGGGCCGGTTCGCCGCCCGCGGGTCCGCCGCGGCTGGTCGCGCGGTTCCCCGCGCCCCTGACGGGGCCCCGGGGATCCGGGGCACCCGTCTCGCGGGACGCGTTCAGTACTCGAACGGCCTGGCCAGGAGGGTGCGTACGCCCTCCGAGGTGACCGTCATCCCGTGCGGGGAGGCCGCGTCGATGGTGAGGGAGAGATCGCCGGTGGGCCACTGGTCGGCGAGCGCGCCCAGCGGGATCAGACGGTAGCGGGAGACGGCCGGCAGCAGCTCGGCCAGTTCGGGCTCCGAGGTGAACACGGGCACGGCCTCCCGCCCGTCCGGCTCCTCCAGGACGGGCAGCGCCACGGTCGAGGGGTTGCCGGCGTCCACGTCACTGACGTCGTCCGGTACGGGCACCAGCACGTCACTCATGGCGAGGACGTCCAGCGCGGCGGGGTCCTGGGTGTTGTCGGCCAGGGCGTCGAGCGCCCGTCGGGCCGGTGTGGCGGTGTCCTGGTTGGCGGGTGTCTCCATGGTGGGTCCCCTGGTAGCGACGGTCGTACGGACCGCCCGGGACACGGCCGGCCCCGGGCACAGTGGGGGTCGCCTACCCGAGTGGGTCACGAGCATGCGTGCCCCGGACAGGAGAGGCCGGGGGCGCGCCGTGTCCGGATGCGGAGCCGATCCCGGACCAGGTGGGTCCCCGGAACCGCTGTGTCACTACTTCAGGTGCGGGTCCGGCGGCGCCGATCTTCCCGGGCCCGCCCAGGACGGGCACCCGCAGACTGCTGCGTAGCTGCATGACAGGCGTGTGAAGAGGTCTCACGGTGATCGTCGCCGATGGTGAAAACGGACCAGTAGTGGTGACCGGCACCCACGCGCGCGCCGGAAGCCCGTGCCTAGCGTGGGCCCATGCCGATGCAACCCTGGTTCTCCGATGCCAAGCTGGGCATCTTCATCCACTACGGCATCTACGCCGTGGACGGCTGGGCCGAGTCATGGTCCTTCTACACGGGTGAGGTCACGCACGAGGAGTACATGAAACAGCTCGACCGTTTCACCGCCTCGCGCTACGACCCGCAGGCCTGGGCCGAGTTGTTCGCCCGCGCCGGCGCCCAGTACGCGGTCCTCACCACCAAGCACCACGACGGCGTGGCCCTGTGGGACACCGACCACCGCAG
This genomic interval from Streptomyces sp. B21-083 contains the following:
- a CDS encoding SseB family protein translates to METPANQDTATPARRALDALADNTQDPAALDVLAMSDVLVPVPDDVSDVDAGNPSTVALPVLEEPDGREAVPVFTSEPELAELLPAVSRYRLIPLGALADQWPTGDLSLTIDAASPHGMTVTSEGVRTLLARPFEY